ATTTGCGAGCCTTACGAAAGTTATTTTTAGCGGAAGTGATTCGTGATGGCGTGACGGTGCCATCGGTTGGGCCTGACTTTGTTCTTGAAGCACGCGATCGATTATTGTTTTGTGGTGATGTTGAAAGTGTTGCGACCTTACAGGAAATTCCGGGTTTAACCTTATTTGGTCAGCAACACCTCAATGGTCAAAATTTTATGGAAGTGGTCGTGAGTTCTTCTGCCACTTTTTGTCATCAGACTCTGAAACAAAGTCGCTTTCGTGATCGCTTTGACGCGGTGGTTGTCGCCATTCGTCGAGGTCATGAACGTTTGGAAGGTGGATTGGGAAATATTCATCTTGCCCCCGGTGATACATTAGTTTTAGTGCCAGGAAAACGTTTTGAAACTGAGCGTAAAGCGCATCGTAAAGAGTTTGTTGTTATAAATGATTTGGATTCTAGTGCGCGCTTAGATCGTAATAAGTCTGCTTTTGTATTGGCTGGCTTTGCCGCTGTGATTGCTGGAGCGTTGCTGGAGTGGGTGCCAATACTCAAAGGTTTGGCTGCTTATTTGCTCACTTTACTGGCCTTTGGTGTGATTCAAATGTCTGAGCTGCGGCGTCGCTTTCCCATCGATATTGTGGTGATCGTTGGCTGTGCGCTGTCGATTGCTCAATTAATGATATCGTCAGGGCTCTCCGTTCGTATGGGCGAAGTGTTCATGCAAGCTTTTAATGGCTGGGGGGTGTTTGGAGCGTTAGTGGCCACTTACATCATGACGTTGGTATTAACCGAACTTGTCACCAATAATGCTGCTGCAGCGTTATCTTTCCCGATTGGCTACAGTATGGCAGTAGGCTATGGCGTTGATCCTATGCCGTTTATTATGG
This window of the Vibrio azureus genome carries:
- a CDS encoding SLC13 family permease, with amino-acid sequence MWEQVMVFAILLGIITCLIMTKLKPSYVFAGAAFIAFMLGGIELQTVAANFTNASLLTLVLLILVSCALEKTLLISWVSRCISQGRLGSVIAKLGLSTALLSSFTNNTAVVVSLIGAIKRNQQHAPSKLLIPLSYAAILGGTLTLIGTSTNLIINSFVEDVGLPSLSFFTPTLIGLVVLFGGLLILIPLSYLLPSYDEQNQEELPYFLESRVESGSPLVGHTISENNLRALRKLFLAEVIRDGVTVPSVGPDFVLEARDRLLFCGDVESVATLQEIPGLTLFGQQHLNGQNFMEVVVSSSATFCHQTLKQSRFRDRFDAVVVAIRRGHERLEGGLGNIHLAPGDTLVLVPGKRFETERKAHRKEFVVINDLDSSARLDRNKSAFVLAGFAAVIAGALLEWVPILKGLAAYLLTLLAFGVIQMSELRRRFPIDIVVIVGCALSIAQLMISSGLSVRMGEVFMQAFNGWGVFGALVATYIMTLVLTELVTNNAAAALSFPIGYSMAVGYGVDPMPFIMAVLFGASASFISPYGYQTNLLVYSVGNYTLSDYVRVGVPISIVYSVLVLTLIPVFFPF